CGCGGAAAACTTCTCGCCGCAGTCCACCGGCGTTCGGATCCATTCCCCGTTTCGGTTTTCGAGATGATGGAGAACTCCGGCCCGGTTGTCGGCAAAGACCACATGCGTCCGCCGTTCGCGGTCGATGGTCGCAGCGGGGTTGCCGCTGATGCGGGAGGCGAATACGGCGACTTCGATGGACGAGCCGCTCACCGTGTAGCGCGTTAGAAATCCGCCCTTGTTCGCCCAGACGGTCGGGCTTCCGTCTTCGTCAACCACCACGTCTGAGACCATCTCAAGGTCCATGGAAATGCCGCCGTCCACCAGTTCCCGATGCAGTCCATCTTCCTCCGTCGCGAATCCGCCGGGCGTGACGATCTCGCTTTCGCCGCAGTCGGTCGGTTCGTGATCGAACCAAGGATCGCCAAACGACTGGGACTGATCGGGGCGATCGACCGCGGAATCCTGCGCGAAGGGCACTGGGTCGTGCTCACGAATTCCGTCGTCGGCCGACGCATCATCGTCATCATCTTCCGCGTCAACGGGTGCGGCCGAATTGTCGTCGCCGGGATCGGTTTCCTGCTGACACGCACAAACGGAGAACGCCGCGAGAATGGCCAAAAGCAGCGTCATGACGCGAATATCCCAAGACTTGGCCGCGAAATACATGTCATTACCCCCAGCTCGATGCGATGGGGCGACCGGATCAATGAATCGATTGTATCACAATTTCGCGGCGGTGGAGAAATGAAGGTCCTGCGCCGATCGGTTTCGAACGCGGGCAAGACCCTTCGCGGCGCTCAGGGTGACAGGGCTCAGGGTCACAAGTAATGGTCACGGTGACAGGAAGCACTCGTGACCGCGAACAATCCGCCTTCGCCAAGGCTACGGCGGACGCGCAACCAGCAACCCTTGGCCTAATACCTCCCTTTCGCCACGGCTTCGAGCACGGCGGCGAGCAGCTTCCACGACACGGCGACGGCGGGGATGTACGCGCGCTCGTCGGGCGAATGCGCGCCCTGGATGTCGGGACCGAACGACACCATGTCCATGCCGGGGAATTTTTCGCCGATGATGCCGCATTCGAGCCCGGCGTGGATCGCCTTGCGTTCGGGCTTTTTGCCGAAGACTTCCTCGTGCACGGTTTCCACGAGACGCAGGATGCGCGAGTCGGGATTGGGCTGCCAGCCGGGATAGGGATCGCGCACGTCGGTCACCGCGCCGGCAAGCCGCGCCACCGCGTCAATCTGCTCGATCACGCCGCGGATCGCGGTCGCGTTCGACGAACGCGGGCTGTTGTGCGCGGCGAGCGCGTCGCCCTCGATCTTGATCGACGCGAGGTTCGTCGAGGTCTCGACGAGGTTCGGCAGATCCTGGCTCATCGCGATCACGCCGTTGGGAAAGCCCAGCAGCATGGCGAGCGCGGCGGTCTGCGTGTCGGCGTCGAGCACGCGGGCGGGGCGATCGGCGCTCACCAACTCCATGACGAAATCCGGATCGCGCGGGAACTCCTGCGCCATCGCGGCGTGGCATTCGGCCACGGTCGCGGCCGCCTTGTCGAACGCCTTTTGCGGCAGCGAAAACACCGCGAACGCCTCGCGCGGAATCGCATTGTGCTTGTCGCCGCCCTGCATGGCCGCAATGTGGATGTGGTGCGGAGAGAGCGCTTTGAGCGTGCGCGCGAGGATCTTCACGGCGTTCGCGCGGTTTTCGTGGATGTTGCCGCCGGAGTGCCCGCCGCGCAGGCCGCGAACCACCAGCCGTACGCCCACCTGCGTGTCATTGGCGTCGGCCCAGCGCAACGGCAGATGCGCCGACACGCCCGCGCCGCCCGCGCAGCCCATGTACACGATGCCCGTCTCCTCGGAATCGAGGTTGACGAGAATGCGCCCGGTGATGAGTTCGTTCGACAGATACATCGCGCCGGTGAGCCCCGTCTCCTCGTCCACCGTGAGCAGGATTTCGAGCGGGCCGTGAACGACGGCCGGGGCCATCGCGGCGGCGAGCGCCATCGCCACGCCGAGGCCGTTGTCCGCGCCGAGCGTGGTGCCCGTGCCGCGCAACCAGTCGCCGTCGCGACGCAGGCGGATGCCCTCGGTCATGAAGTCGAAATCGACGTCGGAGTTCTTCTCGCACACCATGTCCACATGGCCCTGCATCACCACGACGGGGGCGCTCTCGTATCCCGGCGTCGCGGGCACGCGGATCACGAGGTTGGCGGTGAGATCCTGATCGACGACGAAACCCCGGCTCTTCGCGAGCGTGTCGATGTGCGCGATGATTTTTTCCTCGTGCTTGGACGGACGCGGCACCGACGCGATGCCCGCGAAAATCTCCCACACGAGTTTGGGTTCGAGACCGACGATCGCTTCAGACATGAAGACCTCCATGCAATCGAATCGTTGCCCGCGCGTCATCTCCCCTCACCCCGGCCTTCGACTTCGCTCAGGCCACCCCTCTCCCGCCCGGCGGGAGAGGGGAAGGGGGTGAGGGCTCCCCCGCTTCACTTCCCGTTTCCAAACAGCCACTTCGACAGCCAGCCGATGACCTCGTGGTACCAAACCTGCGCGTTGGCGGGCTTCAAGATCCAGTGACCCTCGTCCTCGAAATACACGAACCGCGACGGCACGCCCATGACTTGCAGCGCGGTGAAGACGCCGATGCCCTCGCTCTCGGGGCAGCGGTAATCGCGCGCGCCGTGCACCACCAGCGTCGGCGTTTTGAAGTTCGCCACATGGCGATGCGCGCTGTACTTTTCGTACGCCTTGCGATTCACGTGCGGTAGGCCCGCGTGTTCGTATTCGTCGAACCACAGCTCGTCGGTGGTGTAGGCCATCGTCTCGGCGAAAAACACGCCGTCGTGGCAGACCAGCGCCTTGAAGCGGTCGGTGTGGCCGAGGATCCAGTTGATCATGAATCCGCCGAAGCTGGCCCCTGCCGCGCCCATGCGCTTCGCGTCGATGAAGGGAAACGTCGCGAGCAGATGATCGACGCCCTTCATGATGTCGTCGTAACAGCGCCCGCCCCAATCCGCGGAAATCTGCTCCTTGAATTTGTCGCCATAGCCCGTCGAGCCGCGCGGGTTGAAAAACGCCACCACCGCGCCGCTCGCCGCGAACATCTGGTAGTTCCAGCGCCAGTGCCAGTGATCGGCGAACGCGCCCTGCGGCCCGCCGTGAATCAGCAGCATCAGCGGATATTTCTTGCCCGGTTTGAAACCAACCGGCTTGATGATGAAGCCATGCACCGCGTCGCCGCCCGCGCCCGCGTACCAGAACTCCTCGGCCTTTGGCAGCGCGTAGGATTTTGCCGCGTCGCCGAAGTGCGTCAGCCGGCGAACGCTTGCGCCCGCGTCGGGCGGCATGTCCGCGGGCACGGTGCCGGGCTTCGTGATCGGCGTAACGCCCCAGCCCGGCGCGAAGAGGTAGAAGTCCGGCGGATCGCACGCGGTCTCGCGCGTCACGAGCAGCATGTCCGACGTGGGGATCGCGCGGATCAGGCCGTTGAAGGTGCCGTGCGTGAGCTGGCGGACCTGCGCGGTGTCGAGGTTGAGGATGTAGACCGTCTTGCGTCCGAAGTCCTCGGCGAGAAACATCACCGCGTTCTCGTCGTCGTCGTCCACGAACTCGAACGACATCGGGCTTCGTTCGAACTTTTCCAGGTACACGCGCGTCGCGCCGTTCTTCAGGTCGTAGACCTTGATACGCAGCCGGTCGGCCTCGTAACCGGGAATCGTCATCCCCAGGTAGAAGAGCTTGCGTCCGTCGGGACTGTAGCGCGGATGCACGTCGCACGCGTCGGTGTTCGACACGCGCACCGGCTCGCCCGCCACGGCGATGCCCTTGACCGCGAGGCGATAGACCGAATTGTTGGTCGAGCGCGTCACGACCTTGTCGGGGTTCGAGACGTACGCGATCTCGCGCCCGTTCGGATTCCACGCGAAGTCGCGCTCCGACCCCAGCGACACCGGCGGGGTGTCGCGGTCGCCGGGCGTCACGTCGTTCAATTTTCCCGTCACGACATCGACGATGAACAGGTGCGATCGCTTGCGGTCGCGCCAATGGTCCCACGGTCGAAAGAGCAGATCGTCGATCACGCGGGCGCTCGATTTTTCGTTGACGAGGCCCATGACCTTTGCGCGCGCGGGCTCCTCGCCGGCAGGCGTTTGCTTGTCGGCCTTGGGGTCGTAATCGGCGCTCACCACCACCTCGCGCGAAAACAGCACTCGGCGCGAATCGGGGGCGAAGATCGGCGTGCCGACCCCACCCCATCCGCTCGTCACGCGCCGCGCCTCGCCGCCCGCCGTGGGCAACAGCCAGAGCTGCGCGCCGTGCTGGTCGTCGCGGTCCGAGACGAACGCGAGCCATTTGCCGTCGGGCGACCACGCGGGGGCCATGTGATTGCCGGGGCCGGGCGTAAGCGTTTCGATCTCCCGCGAACGCAGATCGAGCGAGCGGATCTGATGGCGGACCTTGTTTTCCTTCGGGTCGTGCTTCGACACGACGAAGGCCACGCGTCGCCCGTCGGGCGAGACCGCCGGGGCCGAAATGCGTTCGAGGCCCATGAGGCCCGCGAAGTCGAACGTCTTCGGCGCCGATGATTTGGAGGTACGGGTCTTGCCCGCGCGCGCGGCCGCTTTCGCCATGACGAGGCTCCCTGCGTGGTTTGGTTTTCGATCGGATGGGCGCCGGCGAATTGCCGGTCCGGCCTTTTCCCCCAAGCGCCATCCGATCATTAGCGCGGCCCGCGCCCCGCGGCAAGGCCGAAACGCAATTGAATCACCGCGGAGATTGGCCTAGCATGCGTATTCCGCCTGGGGAGAGGTCATGTTGCGCACACGTCGCCCGCTTTGGATTCTCGCGCTCGTCGCGGCGGCGGTCGCCGTGGCGCTGGCGGCGCACGCGGTCGATCTCAACACCGGCCTTCCCGTCGCGACGATGAAGATCGGCGCGAAGACCCTGACGGTCGAGGTGGCGATCTCCGGCGAGCAACAGCGTGTCGGTCTGATGAACCGCAAGGAGATGGCCGCCGATCACGGGATGATCTTCATCTACGCCAAACCCAAACGCGTGCGTTTCTGGATGAAGAACACGTACATCCCGCTCTCCACGGCGTTCGTCGCCGAGGACGGCACGATCGTGAAGATCGCCGATATGGAGCCGCTCAGCGAGACGCACCACGAGCCCGACGTGCCGGTGCGTTACGTGATCGAGGCGAATCGCGGGTGGTTCGCGGGTGCGGGGGTGCGCGTGGGGGACCGGATCGACGTCTCGGCGTTCGCCGGGCGCTAGGGGGTCCGCGTGGAGCGGCGGCGCATCGCGTTCGCGCTCGCGGGGCTCACCGCGCTGGGCCTCAGCGTTCGGCTGTGGTTCTTTTTCGCGTTCGACAATTCCTTCTCGTGGGAATCCGAGCCTTACTCCAAGATCAATCTGGTCTACACGTGGCTCGCCCTCGGTAAGCCCTATCCCGACACGAATTTCGGCCCGCTGCATACGTGGCTCATCTGGCTGGTCGCGTGGTCCTTCGAAGACAAAGTCACGCCGATCCGCCTGCTCTCGGTCGTGTGCGGCGCGGCGACGATCCCCGTCTTTTTTGCCGCGATGCGCCGCCCCTTCGGCGACCGCATCGGGCTCGCGGCGGCGGCGCTGTTCGCCTCGTACCCGCTGCACGTGCGGGCGAGCGCCACCAGCCTCGCCGAATCGCCCTACACGCTCTTTTTCCTCATCGGCCTCGCCGCGTTCTTGATTCACGACGAGCGCGAGGATCGCTCATTCGGCTGGCTCGCGCTCTCGGCGGCGGCGCTGACGGCGGGCTCGATGCTGCGTTTCGAGAGCTGGCTGTTCTACCCCGTCTTCGCCCTGCTCGCGCTGCGGCGGGGGTTCGCGCGCGCGGTCGGCTACGGCGCGCTGCTGGCGGTCTTCCCGCTCGTGCATATGTTCATCTGTTGGAAGGTCTCCGGCGACCCGCTGTCCTTCGGCAAAACCTCGGCGCGCACCTTCGCGCTGTATCTGCCGCAGATGCCGCTTGCGTATCGCGCGACGGGCTGGTTCGTCTGTTTCTGGCAGGTGCTTGCGCCCGCCGTGGCGCTGCTCGCGCCCGTGGGCATGGTGTGGGCGATGCTTTCGCGGCGCGGCGGCACGGTCGCGGCGCTCTTCGCGTTTCCGTACCTGTTCATGTCGGTGCGCACGCTCAAGGGTCTCATGGACCCGTCGCTGCTTCGTTACGCGATCATCGTCGCCGCGCTGCTGATTCCCTTCGCCGCGGCGGCGATCTGGGCGCTCGCGCGGCGGATTTCCGCCGCAGGCGCGGGAACGATGTCGACGGAGCGCGCGGGGGCGCTCGCGGCCGTGATCGTCGCCCTCGTCACGCCCGCCAATCTCGCGTGGGCTTACGCGCAGTCGATCGACAACGCCCTGCCGCCCGAGGTCTTCGAGGCGAGCGCGTACCTGCGCGACCACGTCGGCGAGGCCGAGCGCGTGCTGCTCGACAAGCGCTTCCACCCGGTCTTCGTCATCGAGAGTCGCAAAAACCCCGAGCGCATGCTGAACCTGGACTACGTGGGCGAGCCGATCACGGACTGGGACCGCTACGCCGAACTCGCGCGCAAGTTCCACCCACTCGCCTATCTCGACGGCCGCGAGGTGGACTGGGGCCGCGATATCAAGCTGTATGGCCGCGCGGCCTATGAGGATCTGATGGCGCGCGAGCGCCCCGCGTGGCTCGTGCTCGACTACGAATCCGCGGGCAACATCCAGGCGTTTCCCATCCCGCCCACGCACGCCGAGGCCGAGATCGACGGCCGCCGCCTCACTCGCGCGTGGCGCAAGGGCGACTTCGCCATTTTCCGCATCGCATATCCGGATGAACCGGAGACGTCGCCGGAGCCGAAACCATGACCGGCGCGAATCCGACCGACGCGGACCGGACTCGCCCGTACGGCGCGGCGTTTTTCGCTCTGCTCGCGATCGCGGCCGTGGCGCGGCTCGTGGCGCTGCTGCACTTCCCCAACATCATGTCCACCGAGGGCGAGGAATATTCCAAGCTCCAGCTCTTCATGCAGTGGATCGCCAACGACAACCTCTACCCCGACACCAATTTCGGGCCGCTGCACATGCTGCTCTTCTGGCCGACGGCCAAGCTCTTCGGCCACGCGGCCATGCCCAACCGCGTTGTTACGCTGCTGTTCGCCCTCGCGACGTTTTTCCCGCTCCACGCGCTGGTGCGGCGCATCGCGGGCGACACCGCCGCGCTCACCGCCATGGCGCTCGCCGCGCTGTCGTCGCTGCTCGTCATCATCGGCGTCAACACGCTCGCCGAGGGACCGTGCCTGTTCTTCCTCGTCTGCGCACTCGCGCTTTTCGCGCGGATGATCGACCGGCACGAGATGTGGCGCTGGCGCGACGCCGCGCTCTTTGCCGCTTGTGCATCTGCGGCCGGGGCGCTGCGTTACGAGGTGTGGATGTTTCTGCCGCTGTGGCCTCTCTGGCTGCTCGCGCGGCGGGGCTTTGCCCGCGCGGCGGCGACCGGCGCGATGCTCGCCGTCTTCCCGATCGTCCACATGGCGGTGACGTGGAAGGTCTCCGGGCATCCGTTCAATTTCGTGCTCGTCAGCGCGGCGACGACCTCGATCAACGCGGCGGTGACGCCGTGGGACGAGCGCGCGCTGCTGTGGGTGCAGGCCCTCGCGCGCATCGAGGGCTGGTGGCTGTTCGGCGCGGCGGTGCTGGGCGTGGTGTACGCGCTCGTCACCGGGCGCGCGCGATTCGCGGCGATTCTGTACACGTTTTACTTCGCCGTGGTCGAGATCCAGGCGTTGCGCGCGGCCATGGCGCCCGAGCTGCACCGCTACGCCACGTTTCTCGTCGCGCTCTCGTTTCCGCCCATCGCGGTGATGCTGGCCGACGCCGCGCGGCGTGTCATTCGTCCCGCGCGATTCGCGCCTGTCGTGGCGGTGTCGGCCGCGCTCGCGCTGTCGGCGAGCTCGCTCTTCTACTTCGAGCACGTCGAACAAGAGACGCACTTTTTCGACGAGTCGTTCGAGATCGCGCGGCGGCTGCGCGGCGCGATGACCGAGGGCGACCGCGTGTTCCTGGGCAAAGAGAGCCACCCGCTGATCGCCGTGGAGAGCGGCTTCGATTGGCATCACTTCCGCGTGCCCCAGTACCGGCGCGGCGAGGCGGCCGACGCCGAATCCGTCGCGCGGATCTTCGCCGAGTGGCGGCCCACGCTTGTGCTCGCCACGCGCCACGACCCGACCTTCCTGACGAGCGCGCCGGTGCGTTTCTGCGAGGACACCGAACTCTTCGGCCGGGTCTATTCGCCGGTCACCGCGCACGGCTCCTGGTGCCTGCTGCGCGAAGACGGCGCGGCGGGCATCGTGCCCTGAGCGGCACCTTTCGGCCGGCGAGATCTGACGGACCAAATTTTACATGAATTTTTCTTGACTCAAGAGACTCGTCGTGAGACGATTCAAGTCGTCGCGCTATTTGTTCGTTTTTTCAACCTGACGGGAGGAAATCATGAAGAAGCGAGTCATGGCTCCGTGGCTCTTGATAGGCATTCTGGCGATTCTGGATTTTTGGGGGGGGCTTGGCCACCGAGCGAGATGACATCTCCGATGTCCTGAATCTGCGCCCTGTCGATCGCGATATCCGGTACGTGAACACAAAAGTCCTCGATTCCGACAACCGCCTTCTCGATCAGAGTGAGGACGGCGTTCCCGACATCGGAGATGATCGCCGAGGCGACCTCGGCAACACATACGAAATCGCCGAGTATTCCGGTAGCGAGGATACGCAAAGTTACGAAAGCTCTTATTCGCTGATCTCCACGCCGACTCTGCGCTTGACCGATGAACAGATGCGGGATTACCAACGGGCGCGCGGGCAGTCCGAGCAGGAAATCGACGCGCTGTTTTCGCCGATGGGGCGTGCGGAAGACGCGTCGCGGCCCGTTATCACGGACAAATGGCTCTCCGAAATCCGACGCGTGAACCCGGAGGACAACGTCCGGGCGATCGTTCATTTCCACGAGAAGATCCCCAACACCTACGTTCATCCTCTGACGCTGGAACCCGACCACGAAGAGGCGATGGAGATCGTCCGAAGCGCGCGGCAGACGGCGCGGGAGGAGCGGGAGGCGGCGACGGACGAGTTTCAAGCGCCTTGGATCGAGGAGTTCGAATCCGCGGGAATCGAGGTTGTGCGCACGTTCAGTCTGGCGAATGCATTAGAAGTCGCGTTTCCAGCGAATCTCGTGGATGAGATCGCTTGGGACGGCGCGCCATATCGGCTCGTGCGGACGGACCTGCGTACAGAGGCGTTCGACCTGTCGAGTCATACTTTTTCCGACGGGCATCCGTATAAGACACTTCTCGACAACCGGCGCGCAATTGGAACGAACCAGTACATTCGCGACGGGTTCAGTGGACGCGGCACGGGAACCGAGGCGTCGCTCGCGAATCGGATCAAGGTGGGAATCTCCGAGAACAGGCGATTCGATCAGTATCATCAGGCTTTTCGAGACGGATCGTCGTCGTTCGACCGGGTGGAGTGGTTCTACAATTGCTCGCAGCCGGGGTCGCCGGAATTCTGCGCCTCGGGCGAACCTTCCGAAGAAGACCTGGAATATTCCATCGGCAGCGTTCCCAATCACGTCATGGCGTCCATGGGTATCATCGGCGCCGATCTGGAGAACGGTCAGGACGGTTCGATCCCTTCGGCCGTTCGCGGGCATTACCGCGGCATCGCGCCGAACGCATCGTTGTCGTACTTCTTCTTCAACGACGTCCCTTCGAGGCTGGCCGCCTACGACCAGATCCGCGACGAGAACATCCATATCGTCAGCCACTCCTGGGGACACACTAACAACGAACTCGACTCGAACTGCCCGTCCGACGACGAGTGGAGCGCGAACGATTCGCTGACCGACGCGGCCAACACGATGATCGAAGAAGGAACGATTCTCGTGGCATCCGCAGGCAACGCCGCGGGCGATACCGATGGTGTTAGATTTTGCGATACGGACACGACCGGGACGAATTCAATTGCGTCACCGGGGAATTCGCCATTCGTGGTCACGGTCGGCGCGGCGGATTTTCTGGGCGATCCGCGCAACGCGACGACGGCGGAGACGCTGTGGGACATGACGAATTTCGAGGAAGTCAGTCTGATCAAGAGCTATAGCAGCCGCGGGGCGACGTATCAGGGGTTTCGAAAACCCAATATCGTCGCCTATGTCGATGCGGTGCACACGCCGATCATGGATCTCGACGGAGCCGGCGTCGTTTCGCACGGTCGATATGCCGACACCAACTGGTGGCTGGCCGATGCATCGGGCGAGTGCGACGCGGAAAACGACCCCGACGAGTCGAATGGGAACTGGTGGATCCGGGCGCCGCACCAGTTCTCGCCGAACGAGGGGGAGTGCATCGATCCATATAATGACGGCGTAAAGGACTTTGACTCGCATTTTTCGATGGACGAACGGCAGACCCCATGGGATTGGCCCGAGCCGTGGAAGCACGAAAGCATTTATCAGGAGCGTGCCACGGGGACCTCCGCCGCGGCGCCGGCGGTGGCGGGCGTCATGGCGCTCGTTCGCGACTGGATCCTGCAGACCAGCAACCCGAGCAACGCCGCCGACCGGGGCCGGGTCGTTTCGACCGTCCTGAATTTCGGGGACGGCATGGTGGAGGACGAGGATACTCTGGGAGCCGACTACATCGGCTACGGCGATTCCACCTACGGGGCCGGCCGGATGCATGCACGGCTCTTCACCAACCACGGCATGGACAGCCCGTGGCGTCGCGTGATGGAGGTGATCCCCGAGCTGCACACGAACGACTCCGTGCAGTTCAAGCTGAACCAGAGCATCCTGGGCGCGCCGCTCACGATCCCCGCCGGAGTCGAGCTCCTGAAGATCATGGTCTACTGGGACGAGCCGTTTTACAACGGCAACGAGGCCACGATTCAGGCGGTGCTGCGCCGGACGCTCGGCACGAACTGCAATGCGACCTATTGGCCCGTCGCGTTACAAAGCAGCAGCGTGAACCAGGGGAACTGGCTGCACTTCGTCTTCGACGCCACGCAAACGGGCGCCGAAGCGAACTTCGCTCCGCTCGTCCCCGACCGCTGTTATCAGATCGACATCAATGGGATCCATGTTCCCAACGGCCACGGCGGTGAAGGCACACGCCGCGTCTACGTCACGTGGTTCTACGAAGACCTGAAACGCAGCGACAACGACGGCCCATGTCAACACAATACCGGCTCGTGCTCGGTCAACGACGCCAACTACCTCTACTTCCACTAGGAGCGAGCCATGATAAAGTATCCGTGGCGCAGACTGTTGACGGTCGTCGCAACCGTACTGGCTCTCACGGTCCTGTCGGCCGCATGCGGCGATGACGACGATGATTCGGACGAGGGTGACAATGACGAAGAGTGCGTTGCGTACGACGAATGCACGCAGTCTCCCGCGTTGTCGGACGAACTGTCCCTCATGGCGTTCGAGGTCGACCCGGAGCCGGAATGCGCGGCCTTCGGTCTCGACCTCGAGGTGCTGGAGGTGCGGGCGACCGAAAGCCGCGGCCGAATAGAGGTGCGGTTTCGGGTGAACGAAACAAACGGCAACACGATCTACACGCTAACCGTCGCGTCGGGGCCCGGCACGGCGTACGAAGACCGCGAATTCTGCTTCCACGAAATCTCCGGAGACAGCACCTACGTTTTCGTTCGGAATTTCACGGAGTGTCCTCGTTCGATGTCGATTCCTTTCTGGTCGGAGACCTCGCAGTGGGAGTGCCCCGACTCGTACGAGAGCGCCGAAACATGCCGATATTCCTTCGATGTTCTCCCGTGGCCACCCGAAGGACTGTGCATCGAAGATCCCCAGTGATCGCGCATGACAGGGCGCCCGGTCCGCGCTGCGTCCGACAAAATGTGGCGGAGCGAGCCATGAGAACGCAGCCGTGGCGAGCGCTTCCCGTGACCACCCCAACCTCAGCGGCGTTTCTTCGCGAAAACGGCACGGCGGTGGAGGGGCCGGAGGTCAGAGAACAGCATTGGCCAAACTGGGGACTGGCAACGCGTGTTTGTGCCTGTACCCCGGTTTCGCTCGTACTTGCGGACGTCACCCGGAGCGCTTCTGCCGCTGTCATCCTGAGCGCAGCGAAGGATCTGGTCGGAACTCGCGGCAAGGCCCTTCGCTTCGCTCAGGGTGACAGAATTGGCGCAGGGCGACGGGAAGTGTCAACGGGAACACGCATCGCTACGCGTTGCATGTCACCGGTTCGTGCTCACTCCCCCGTGTACGCCGCATAGTTGCAGTGGCCTTCGCCCGAGTGGCCCGTGGTGCGCAGCGCGTCGATGAAGACCAGGTAGTCGTCGCCCGACAGGCCGGCCGCGAGATCGGACTGCGTGAGATCGAGAGCGCCGTCCTCGGCGAGCGCGGCGATGGGACCGAAGCCGAGCGCGCCCTCGTTCACGCTGCCCTCTTCGCCGAGCGTCGATTCGTCGCCGAAGATGTGGTCGGAGTGGAAGGTGATCTCCACGCTGCCCATGCCTTCGTTTTCGACCACGCCGGCGAATTCGTCGTCCACTTCCTGATGGCACGCC
This DNA window, taken from Deltaproteobacteria bacterium, encodes the following:
- a CDS encoding aminoacyl-histidine dipeptidase — its product is MSEAIVGLEPKLVWEIFAGIASVPRPSKHEEKIIAHIDTLAKSRGFVVDQDLTANLVIRVPATPGYESAPVVVMQGHVDMVCEKNSDVDFDFMTEGIRLRRDGDWLRGTGTTLGADNGLGVAMALAAAMAPAVVHGPLEILLTVDEETGLTGAMYLSNELITGRILVNLDSEETGIVYMGCAGGAGVSAHLPLRWADANDTQVGVRLVVRGLRGGHSGGNIHENRANAVKILARTLKALSPHHIHIAAMQGGDKHNAIPREAFAVFSLPQKAFDKAAATVAECHAAMAQEFPRDPDFVMELVSADRPARVLDADTQTAALAMLLGFPNGVIAMSQDLPNLVETSTNLASIKIEGDALAAHNSPRSSNATAIRGVIEQIDAVARLAGAVTDVRDPYPGWQPNPDSRILRLVETVHEEVFGKKPERKAIHAGLECGIIGEKFPGMDMVSFGPDIQGAHSPDERAYIPAVAVSWKLLAAVLEAVAKGRY
- a CDS encoding S9 family peptidase, which encodes MAKAAARAGKTRTSKSSAPKTFDFAGLMGLERISAPAVSPDGRRVAFVVSKHDPKENKVRHQIRSLDLRSREIETLTPGPGNHMAPAWSPDGKWLAFVSDRDDQHGAQLWLLPTAGGEARRVTSGWGGVGTPIFAPDSRRVLFSREVVVSADYDPKADKQTPAGEEPARAKVMGLVNEKSSARVIDDLLFRPWDHWRDRKRSHLFIVDVVTGKLNDVTPGDRDTPPVSLGSERDFAWNPNGREIAYVSNPDKVVTRSTNNSVYRLAVKGIAVAGEPVRVSNTDACDVHPRYSPDGRKLFYLGMTIPGYEADRLRIKVYDLKNGATRVYLEKFERSPMSFEFVDDDDENAVMFLAEDFGRKTVYILNLDTAQVRQLTHGTFNGLIRAIPTSDMLLVTRETACDPPDFYLFAPGWGVTPITKPGTVPADMPPDAGASVRRLTHFGDAAKSYALPKAEEFWYAGAGGDAVHGFIIKPVGFKPGKKYPLMLLIHGGPQGAFADHWHWRWNYQMFAASGAVVAFFNPRGSTGYGDKFKEQISADWGGRCYDDIMKGVDHLLATFPFIDAKRMGAAGASFGGFMINWILGHTDRFKALVCHDGVFFAETMAYTTDELWFDEYEHAGLPHVNRKAYEKYSAHRHVANFKTPTLVVHGARDYRCPESEGIGVFTALQVMGVPSRFVYFEDEGHWILKPANAQVWYHEVIGWLSKWLFGNGK
- a CDS encoding DUF192 domain-containing protein, which gives rise to MLRTRRPLWILALVAAAVAVALAAHAVDLNTGLPVATMKIGAKTLTVEVAISGEQQRVGLMNRKEMAADHGMIFIYAKPKRVRFWMKNTYIPLSTAFVAEDGTIVKIADMEPLSETHHEPDVPVRYVIEANRGWFAGAGVRVGDRIDVSAFAGR
- a CDS encoding glycosyltransferase family 39 protein, translated to MERRRIAFALAGLTALGLSVRLWFFFAFDNSFSWESEPYSKINLVYTWLALGKPYPDTNFGPLHTWLIWLVAWSFEDKVTPIRLLSVVCGAATIPVFFAAMRRPFGDRIGLAAAALFASYPLHVRASATSLAESPYTLFFLIGLAAFLIHDEREDRSFGWLALSAAALTAGSMLRFESWLFYPVFALLALRRGFARAVGYGALLAVFPLVHMFICWKVSGDPLSFGKTSARTFALYLPQMPLAYRATGWFVCFWQVLAPAVALLAPVGMVWAMLSRRGGTVAALFAFPYLFMSVRTLKGLMDPSLLRYAIIVAALLIPFAAAAIWALARRISAAGAGTMSTERAGALAAVIVALVTPANLAWAYAQSIDNALPPEVFEASAYLRDHVGEAERVLLDKRFHPVFVIESRKNPERMLNLDYVGEPITDWDRYAELARKFHPLAYLDGREVDWGRDIKLYGRAAYEDLMARERPAWLVLDYESAGNIQAFPIPPTHAEAEIDGRRLTRAWRKGDFAIFRIAYPDEPETSPEPKP
- a CDS encoding glycosyltransferase family 39 protein; translation: MTGANPTDADRTRPYGAAFFALLAIAAVARLVALLHFPNIMSTEGEEYSKLQLFMQWIANDNLYPDTNFGPLHMLLFWPTAKLFGHAAMPNRVVTLLFALATFFPLHALVRRIAGDTAALTAMALAALSSLLVIIGVNTLAEGPCLFFLVCALALFARMIDRHEMWRWRDAALFAACASAAGALRYEVWMFLPLWPLWLLARRGFARAAATGAMLAVFPIVHMAVTWKVSGHPFNFVLVSAATTSINAAVTPWDERALLWVQALARIEGWWLFGAAVLGVVYALVTGRARFAAILYTFYFAVVEIQALRAAMAPELHRYATFLVALSFPPIAVMLADAARRVIRPARFAPVVAVSAALALSASSLFYFEHVEQETHFFDESFEIARRLRGAMTEGDRVFLGKESHPLIAVESGFDWHHFRVPQYRRGEAADAESVARIFAEWRPTLVLATRHDPTFLTSAPVRFCEDTELFGRVYSPVTAHGSWCLLREDGAAGIVP